GCCAGGTCGGGCGTTCCCTGGAGCGTTCCGTCGTTACCGCCGACGTCGTCGGCCACGACCGAGCCATCCGTCTCCTCGAACCGCCAGTGGGCGACCGGCGACGGGAGCGTTGGGGTCACCGTCTCGGTCGGTGTCGGCGTTGGCGTTGGGGTGGCTGTTGGAGTAGGCGTTGGTGTGGGCGTGGGAGTTGGGGTCGGCGTTGGGGTGGCCGTGGGAGTTGGCGTTGGAGTAGGCGTCGGGGTTGGTGTCGCCGTGGGAGTCGCCGTGGGAGTCGGCGTCGGCGTCTCTGTTGCTGTCGGTGTCTCGGACACTCCCTCGTACAGCCCGCCCACATCGCCGGCAGAGAGTGCCCGGTCGTACACCCGGACGTCGTCGATCCCGCCGTCCATGGCGTAGTAGGAGGTGTAGCCGTTGTCCCCACGGCCGATGAACAGCGAGCGGTCGGAGCCGACGACGGCACCCGACTGCGAACTGTCCCGAGCGACCTCCTGCCCGTCCAGATAACAGACCAGGACCGCGCCGTCCCAGGTGAGACAGACGTGGTGCCACTGGCCGTCGTGGGTCGCGTAGCCCCAGGGATTGACCGTGGCCTGGCCGCTCTCGACGCCGACGTGAGCGCGGATGCTGTTGTCGGTCTGGACCTCGACGGCGTAGCCGGTGTCACCGAACCGGGCGTCGGCTTTCTGGACGATCGTCTGCCCGGTCTTCTCGCTGGTGGTCCGGTACCACGCGGCGACGGAGAGTTCGGCCGGGCGAAGGACCGACGCGTCGGCCACTTCGACGTAGGTGTCGTCGCCGGTCCCGAAGGAGTACGCTGTCGAGTCGTAGACGCCGTCGACGCCCTGGACCGGTGTCCCGCGGAGCGCGCCGTCGTTGCCGCCGACTGCGTCGGTCGCGGTCGCGCCCGTCCCGTCGAGGGGCCAGTGTGCGACCAACCCGTCCTCGGGGCCGACTACTGCCGGCGCGACGACGGTGTCGATCATCGACACCGGCACGTCTAACGGAACGCCGCCGTAGCCAAGTCGCGCCGTCGTCGGGTCACCGCTCCCGAGACAGCCCGCGACCGACGGCAGTGCCGCCGCGCTCAGTCCCGTCAACTTGAGGACCGTCCGTCGTGACAGTCCGGAACGATCCGTGTCTTCGCCGGCTGGTGGTGGTTCGCCGCCCATCGTGGTCTCTGTTCGCTAGCAGCAAATATGACCTTTTCTGCCGAATTATCAACACGAATACCCGGAATTACCGACGGATTCTACTACGTACGTCGATCTATCGGCCGAAACCGTGGCACAATATCACGGGCGATAGACAGCGATAGCCGAACCGCAGCCGAGGATACCCGACGAATCGACGCTCAGATCGGGTCGCTCACCTGTCGAACACCGTTCCGCGGGGCCGACCGCGTCGCCACGGGAGAAAGAACGATTAACTGCCTACCCGCCGTCCGGGACCTATGGACACCCCCGACGATAGCTCCACTTCTCCCGACTCGTCGCGGTCCCGCCGCTCGTTTCTGGCGTCGCTGGCCGCTGTCGGCCTCACTAGTGCCGTCGCCGGCTGTTCGTTCGACCGGCGCAACCGCGTCGATCCCGGCGACGAGACGCCGACCGAGCAGCCGACGGAGACGCCGACGGCCCCGCCGACGACCGTCGACGAGCCCGACCCGTACTTCGATCCCGGGCCGACGGTGGCCGTCGAAACGGTCGCGACCGGCCTGGTCTCCCCGAGTTCGATGGCGACCGCGGACGACGGGACCGACAGGCGGTTCATCGTCGACCAGGCAGGACAGGTCCACGTCCACGGTCCCGACGGACTGGCATCCGAGCCCTTTCTGGACCTGACCGACCGACTCGTCGCCGTCGGGCAGGGACTCCCGAACTGGGTAGCCTACGACGAGCGCGGGCTGCTCGGGCTGGCCTTTCACCCCGAGTTCGCACAGAACCGCCGGTTGTACGTCCGGTACAGCGCGCCGGCCGACGACGACGAACTCGACCACCGGGAGCGGCTCTCCGAGTTCACCGCGACCGCCGACGGCACCGCCGTCGACCGCTCGACCGAGCGAATCCTGCTGGATCTGCCGTGGCACCGCCCGATCCACCAGGCGGGGACGCTGGAGTTCGGTCCCGACGGCTACCTCTACGCGGCGCTTGGCGACGGGCTGAACCCGTTCAACGGACAGGACGTCACGAACAACTTCAAAGGAAGCGTTCTCCGGATCGACGTCGACAGCCGGACCGACGACAAACCCTACGGCATCCCCGCCGACAACCCGCTCGTCGGGAGCGACGGGTTGGACGAACACTACGCCTGGGGGTTGCGAAACCCCTGGAAGATGGCGTTCAGCGGTGACCGCCTCATCGTCGGCGACGTGGGCCAGGCGACCTGGGAGGAAATCAACGTTGTCCGGAAGGGCGCGAACTACGGCTGGCCGCTCAGAGAGGGCTTTCACTGTCACGACCCCCAACTGGGGACCAGTTCCGACGGCGAGTGTGTCACCCAGTCCGACCGCGGCGAACCGCTCGTCGACCCCGTCCTGGAGTTCCCCCACTTCACCGAAGACGGTGACGCGGTCGGCTTCGCGGTCATCGGCGGTCACGTCCACACCGGCTCTATCGACGCCATCCGGGACGAGTACCTCTTCGGGGCCTTCACCCGCTCGTTCACCGAGCCAGCGGGCCGGTTACTCGTGGCGACGCCCCAGTCGTCCGGCCGCTGGCCGGTTCGCGAGGTTCAGTTCGCCGACCGCGAGGAACTGGGGATCCAGGTACTTTCCCTCGGTGTCGACGGCGACGAGAGCTACGTACTGGGGACGACAGCGTCGCTCTCCGAGCAGCCACTGACGAAACAGCAGGGGGTCGTCTACCGGCTGACGCCGGCCTGACTACAACAGGCCGACCGACTCGTACCAGTCGACGGTCTCGGTCAGGGCCGACTGCCAGGAGCGCTGGCGGACCGGTGCGCGTTCGGTGAGTTCGGGCCGAACTGTCCCGAAATCGCCGCGTTCGAGGAACCCTTCGCCGGGCACCGGCGAGACGCCGACGCGGTAGAGCACGTCTAGCGTCGGCTTGATGCCCCACCGGGTGAGGCCGAACGGGACGTCGATGACCCGACAACGCCCGGGCGTGTGGTGGGCGATGGTCCCGAGCACCTGGCCGTTGGTGAGGTTCGGTCCCGTCACGAGGTGGCGCCCGTCCGCGCCCGCCGAGAGACAGTGCTGGATGCTGCCGACGACGTCGTCGACGTGGACGATGTTGTACTTGTCGTAGGTGTACAGCGGCGGCACCAGCACCCGATTGGACGCGATCGGGCGCACCAGATCGTAGCGGGCCAGCCGGTAGTCCAGCGGGCCGAAGATGTACGTCGGGTACAGCACCGAGACGTCGAAGGGGTGGTCCCGCCGGAACAGTAGTTCTTCCGCGGCGACCTTCGACTGCTGGTACGTCGAGTTCGGGTCGCTCGGTACCTCGGGGTGAGCACCGATCGTACTGAGGAACACGACCCGCTCGACGCCGTGTTCGGCCGCCGCCGCGACCAGCCGCTCGGTCCCGCCGACGTTGGTTGACTGCATCTCGGTCTCGGCGTAGGTCGCGGCCCCCAGATGGACGACGGCGTCGGGTTCCGTGGTCGCGACGGCCGCGTCCAGCGAATCGTCGGTGAGGGTGCCCTCGACGACTGTCACGCCATCGGGAATCCGGGCGGTCGAGGCCGCGGGTCGGACGAGCGCGGCGACGTCCTCCTCCTCGGCTATCTCGGTCAGGAGGTTCAGGCCGATAAAGCCCGTCGCGCCGGTGACGAGCACCGTCATCGCTGCACCCCCGCCTGCTCGTAGGCCGTATCGAGTATCTCGGCGATCGCGACCCCGCGATCGACCGGGGCGGCCGTGTCGGTGTCGCCCGCGGCGGCGTGGTCGGCGAAGTCGTGGATTCGGGCAGTGTGTGGGTCCTCCGTCCCGGCCGGGTAGAGGTCGGCGACACCGACGTCGACGATCGGGAGGTTCCCGTGTTCGAAGGCCAGCGGGCGGCCGTGGACCTCGCCCGACAGCCGGTCGGGTGTGATCTCCAGCCAGCCCTCGGTGCCGACGACGAGGAAGCGAGAGACGCCGTCGGTCTGTGTCCAGGTCGCCGAGAACTCGGCGGGGACGCCGGCAAACGACAGCGACAGCCGGGCGGCGTCTTCGACCGGCCGGTCCTGGAGGTGCCGGACGCTCGCGTCGGTCACGGTCGGCGCGCTCTCGAAGAGATCGAGGACCACGTCGAGCGTATGCGGGAAGAGGTCCCGGGCGACGCCACCGCCCGATACGGACGGGTTGTAGTACCACCCCTGTCCCGGCGCTGCCGAGTGGTTCGCGACGGACACCTCGACGAGGTCGCCAAGCAACGCGTTCGACAGGAGTTCCAGCGCCCGCTGATAGTTCTCGTAGTACCGGTTGAGGTAGCCGACCTGCGTGACGACGCCGCGGTCGTGGGCGGCGTCGCGCATCCGGACCGCGCTCTCGGCGTCGATCGTCAGGGGTTTCTCACAGAGGACGTGACAGCCGGCCTCGACCGCCGACAGGAAGATCGATTCGTGGGTCGCCGGCGGCGTACAGATCGACACCACGTCCAGTTCAGTCTCGGCGAGCATCGTCGTCACGTCCGGGTAGCCCGGCAGCGAGAACTCCTCGGCGGCCGCGGCGCGTCGCTCGTCGTCGCGTTCGGCGACGGCGGCGACCCGGGTCCGGGGGTGGCTCTCGAAGGCGGGGATGTGGTAGTCGGTCGCCATCCAGCCGGCGCCGACCACACCGACAGCCAGTGTCGTCATGCTGTCTCCGTCGACAGCCGTGGAGATAAACATAGGGATGCCGTTCACCGGTCGAGTCTGGGATAGAGTTAGGAGTCATGGCCGTGAAGGGGTCGTGATGACCGATCTCACGACCTCGGTCCACCGGTCGATCACCGAGGTCAAACAGGGGGAGTGGAACGCGATCGTCGCCCAGCAGTCCCGTACCGGGAGCGTCTTCGAACGCTACGAGTGGCTGTTGGCCTACGAGCGGGGGACCGACGCCGTCGGCCACCACGTCCAGGTCCGCAAGAACGGGACGCTCGTCGGAGTCCACCCCTCGTTCGTCCGCTCGCTGCCGGGGACGCCGGTTCGGTTCCTTGGCCCGGCGATGCCCGGCTCGAACGGCGCGCTCGTCGCCACCGACGAGGCCGCCGTCTTCGACGCGATCGCCGACGAGATGGCCGCCGCGACCGGCGGACGGACCATCGGCCACCTGCTCAAGCCGGCCTCTCCCCGATCGCTCCGATACGCGACCCGGCTCCAGGCGCGAGGATACGTCCCGTCGGTTCGAGACTGTCAGTTCGAACTCGACATCGACAGGGACTGGGACGCGGTCGCGGCCGATCTGGCCCAGAAGAAACGCCGGAACCTCCGGAAGGCCGACGAGATGGGCGTCACGGCTACCGAGCTACCCGTCACCGACGCGTCCATCCGAACCTTCGCCCGGGACCACGAGACACATATGGAACGGATCGGCGGTCAGGGGACGACACCGTCGTTCCTCCAGGCGCTCCTTTCGACAGCAGGCGACCGGATCAAACTGTTCTCGGCCCAGGTCGACGGGGAGTCGGCGGGCCAACTGCTCGCTGTGGTCGGGCACGAACGGGACTGTCTGTACCTCCTCTTTCCGGCCTACGACGCCGACTTGTTCCGGTACTACCCGTCGGAAGTCCTCTACCGGGGTGCTATCCAGTGGGGCATCGACGAGGGACTCAGCACCTGCAACTACGGCGACACCCACCCCGACATCGACGACGGGACCTATACGTTCAAGTCCGACTTCGGCGGCGAACCGGTCGCGACGGTCCGCTGGGAACGGATCGGCTCGCGGGCGGGGAAGCTCCTCTATCTCCTCGGCGGCGACCGCATCGTCGACAGAATCAGGCGGCCGATCGCCCGTCTGGTCGGCGCTTGACACAGCCTCGCCACCGTTTTTACGGGCTGGTCCGAACGGCACCACGATGAGTCAGATCCCGCACCACTGTCGCGTCGAGACGGCACTCCCGGCCGCCACGGACGACTACTTTGCGGCCGAGCGGGAGACGCTCGACGCCTACCTGGATCTGGTCCCCGATAGCGTCGACCACACCGGTGACGCCGCCGTCGGGCCAATCGACGCCCTCCCCTGGCTGTACGTCGCGGACCTGACCGGCTGGCGCGGGGCGACGCTCGCTCGGCTGCTGGCTGCACAGCGGGACTGTCCGTGCTACCAACTCTCGGCGATGGCCCGCGATGCGGTCCCGACGCTGTGGGAGGTCCTCCGGGCCAGCGCCGACGGGCCGGTCGTCGTCCACCTAGAACTGCGCGGTGACTCCGGACAGGTTCCCGGGACGCTCCGGGAGGCCCTCCGCCGTGGGTTCCGACAGCCCGAGCGGCAGGTTCCCGACGGACGCGACCCCGTCGCCGGCGAGGCGGCGAACACTGTCGTCGTGTTCACCGACACCCGGCCCTCGAAACGGCTCGCGTCGCCGCTGCCGGCCGCGACGACCCCGTACACCGGGGCCGTCCTCTCGTACGCGCCCCGACGGAGTATGCTCCCCGAACAGCCCGACGGGACGACCTACCTGGCCGAGCCGCCGGCGATCCACGAGCGGGAGGCGAAACTGGAGTCGTTCCTGCTGGAGACGATCCCTGACGCCCCGGACAGTGAGCAGTTCGTCGGTGCGGCCGTCGACGCGCTGTCGATCACCCACTCGGTGATCGGGAAACGGGACCTGCTGTTCGACGTGTCGCCGCGGCTCGCGCTGAAGTACGGCCGTCACCTGGAGACGCTGTCGCTGTCGGCCGCGCTCGATCGGTTCCGGGCAGACATCCTCGGGCAGGTCCCCCAGAGTCCGGGCAGCACCGATCTCCGTGAAACGCTGGCGGATCTGCTTCGGGAGTAGCGACGGGGATCGCTTGCGGGGCTGTTCGTCTACAGGCGGAACAGGCCGAGCGCTTCGGGGCTCGACCCACGGCGGCTCACCGGGGCCTGGACTCCCGGTGTCGGGCCTGCTCGCGCAACCGTTCGATCCGCTCGTCCATCGGCGGGTGCGTCGACAGCAGCCGGGACAGCTCGTTTTCGTCGTCGCCGTGGACGTACAGCGGCGTCAGCGGCCCCAAGTCGGGTTTCGCGGCCCGCTCGATCTTCCGGAGCGCGCGGGCCAGCGCCAGCGGATCGCCGGTCACCTCGACGGCCCGGTCGTCGGCAGCCCACTCGCGGTGCCGGGAGTAGGCGAGGACGAGCAGCGTCACTGCGATTCCCAGCAGGCCGACGAGATACAGTGCGGTCCGCTGGGTCCGGGCGAACCACGAGCGCGACCAGCTCTCCGGGGCACCCCTGAGCAGCGCCAGCGCCCGAGCGATGCCGCCGGTCAGGACGACGACCGGCAAGACGACGAGACTCACCAACCCGACGAGACTACGGGTGAGGCTGTAGGCCAGCGTCTGGACGAGCGCGTCGCGGCTCTCCAGATGTGCGAGCTCGTGTGCGAGCAGCCCTTCGAGCTCCGCACCGGAGAGGTAGCCAAAGAGCCGCCGGTCGACGACAATCGCGGCACCGGCCCCGCCGACGGCGAAGGCGTTGGGGACCGGGAGCCGGGCGATCAGTACCTGTGGGCGACCGACATCCATCACCGAGAGCAGCCGATCCAGCCGCCGGTACACGCCCGGCGCGCGTATGGGTGGCAACTCGACGGCGTCGAGCGAGCGCTTGAGCTGTGTGGTCCCGGCCCAGTAACTCACCAGCCCGAAGACCACCGCGGTCCCGACGACGGCCGCCGCCGCGACCGCCGGTGACGGCCGCAGGCTCCAGAGCGCAGCCAGCAACCGGTAGCCGAGCCATGCCGCCAGGAGGTAGACGACGAGCGTGGAGAGCCCGACCACGGACAACACGAGACGGCGACCCACGCTCATATCGGTCGTTCGATCCGGACTGTGGAAACCGCTTCGGTGGGTGTGGGTCGCTGCTGGCGTTGCTTCCCAGGGGCGGGGTCCGATCACCGGCACGGTGTCGACTGTCTGCGTAGCCAGATCTAGGCCACGCGAAAAGTAACAGATTCGGTAGGGTAAAGGTTGTTAGCACGACCTAAAATCGGTTTAGAGTGCCCAAAAGTCGCATATTTAGGACATCCTAATCGATCAGTTTTATTATAGTTGGGGCCGAAGTACCGATCGTCATGAGCGCAGAAGGACTCGAACGACAGACCCGGAACTACCTCAGTAACAACGTGCCACAGATCCAGCAACACGGCGGCTCCTTCGAAGTGCGGGACGTCGACGAAGCGGCCGGGACCGCGACGGTCGCGATCGGCGGTGCCTGCTCTG
Above is a window of Haloarcula halophila DNA encoding:
- a CDS encoding LamG domain-containing protein, producing the protein MGGEPPPAGEDTDRSGLSRRTVLKLTGLSAAALPSVAGCLGSGDPTTARLGYGGVPLDVPVSMIDTVVAPAVVGPEDGLVAHWPLDGTGATATDAVGGNDGALRGTPVQGVDGVYDSTAYSFGTGDDTYVEVADASVLRPAELSVAAWYRTTSEKTGQTIVQKADARFGDTGYAVEVQTDNSIRAHVGVESGQATVNPWGYATHDGQWHHVCLTWDGAVLVCYLDGQEVARDSSQSGAVVGSDRSLFIGRGDNGYTSYYAMDGGIDDVRVYDRALSAGDVGGLYEGVSETPTATETPTPTPTATPTATPTPTPTPTPTPTATPTPTPTPTPTPTPTPTATPTPTPTPTETVTPTLPSPVAHWRFEETDGSVVADDVGGNDGTLQGTPDLAVDGTVGASAIDFGASDGNYVEIADASTLRPAELSIAGWYRTTSGKTSQTIVQKGVPRFENPGYSLDVQTNNSLRAAVHVESGHATVNPWGYATHDGQWHHVCLTWDGTDLVLYLDGEEIDRDASQAGSVVHSSRPLTVGRGDNGFASYYAMDGRVDDLRLYDEALTPTQVQSVVEGETAAPTPTPTPTATPTPTPTPTPTPTQTATPTPTPTPTPTATPTPTPTSTPTATPTPTPTATPTSTPTPTETATPTPIPNDEFGERGYGDYGYGGIDPDQ
- a CDS encoding PQQ-dependent sugar dehydrogenase, whose amino-acid sequence is MDTPDDSSTSPDSSRSRRSFLASLAAVGLTSAVAGCSFDRRNRVDPGDETPTEQPTETPTAPPTTVDEPDPYFDPGPTVAVETVATGLVSPSSMATADDGTDRRFIVDQAGQVHVHGPDGLASEPFLDLTDRLVAVGQGLPNWVAYDERGLLGLAFHPEFAQNRRLYVRYSAPADDDELDHRERLSEFTATADGTAVDRSTERILLDLPWHRPIHQAGTLEFGPDGYLYAALGDGLNPFNGQDVTNNFKGSVLRIDVDSRTDDKPYGIPADNPLVGSDGLDEHYAWGLRNPWKMAFSGDRLIVGDVGQATWEEINVVRKGANYGWPLREGFHCHDPQLGTSSDGECVTQSDRGEPLVDPVLEFPHFTEDGDAVGFAVIGGHVHTGSIDAIRDEYLFGAFTRSFTEPAGRLLVATPQSSGRWPVREVQFADREELGIQVLSLGVDGDESYVLGTTASLSEQPLTKQQGVVYRLTPA
- a CDS encoding NAD-dependent epimerase/dehydratase family protein, whose protein sequence is MTVLVTGATGFIGLNLLTEIAEEEDVAALVRPAASTARIPDGVTVVEGTLTDDSLDAAVATTEPDAVVHLGAATYAETEMQSTNVGGTERLVAAAAEHGVERVVFLSTIGAHPEVPSDPNSTYQQSKVAAEELLFRRDHPFDVSVLYPTYIFGPLDYRLARYDLVRPIASNRVLVPPLYTYDKYNIVHVDDVVGSIQHCLSAGADGRHLVTGPNLTNGQVLGTIAHHTPGRCRVIDVPFGLTRWGIKPTLDVLYRVGVSPVPGEGFLERGDFGTVRPELTERAPVRQRSWQSALTETVDWYESVGLL
- a CDS encoding Gfo/Idh/MocA family protein, which encodes MTTLAVGVVGAGWMATDYHIPAFESHPRTRVAAVAERDDERRAAAAEEFSLPGYPDVTTMLAETELDVVSICTPPATHESIFLSAVEAGCHVLCEKPLTIDAESAVRMRDAAHDRGVVTQVGYLNRYYENYQRALELLSNALLGDLVEVSVANHSAAPGQGWYYNPSVSGGGVARDLFPHTLDVVLDLFESAPTVTDASVRHLQDRPVEDAARLSLSFAGVPAEFSATWTQTDGVSRFLVVGTEGWLEITPDRLSGEVHGRPLAFEHGNLPIVDVGVADLYPAGTEDPHTARIHDFADHAAAGDTDTAAPVDRGVAIAEILDTAYEQAGVQR
- a CDS encoding GNAT family N-acetyltransferase, whose translation is MTDLTTSVHRSITEVKQGEWNAIVAQQSRTGSVFERYEWLLAYERGTDAVGHHVQVRKNGTLVGVHPSFVRSLPGTPVRFLGPAMPGSNGALVATDEAAVFDAIADEMAAATGGRTIGHLLKPASPRSLRYATRLQARGYVPSVRDCQFELDIDRDWDAVAADLAQKKRRNLRKADEMGVTATELPVTDASIRTFARDHETHMERIGGQGTTPSFLQALLSTAGDRIKLFSAQVDGESAGQLLAVVGHERDCLYLLFPAYDADLFRYYPSEVLYRGAIQWGIDEGLSTCNYGDTHPDIDDGTYTFKSDFGGEPVATVRWERIGSRAGKLLYLLGGDRIVDRIRRPIARLVGA
- a CDS encoding M48 family metallopeptidase, whose translation is MSVGRRLVLSVVGLSTLVVYLLAAWLGYRLLAALWSLRPSPAVAAAAVVGTAVVFGLVSYWAGTTQLKRSLDAVELPPIRAPGVYRRLDRLLSVMDVGRPQVLIARLPVPNAFAVGGAGAAIVVDRRLFGYLSGAELEGLLAHELAHLESRDALVQTLAYSLTRSLVGLVSLVVLPVVVLTGGIARALALLRGAPESWSRSWFARTQRTALYLVGLLGIAVTLLVLAYSRHREWAADDRAVEVTGDPLALARALRKIERAAKPDLGPLTPLYVHGDDENELSRLLSTHPPMDERIERLREQARHRESRPR